The genomic segment GAGCATTACGCGGATAAGCCCGCAGAATAAAGATTCTGCTTATCGCTGGCCGGACACTGTCTGGCGGCGAATCTTCATTTTTCCCCTCTCTTTAGTCTGGTTTGCTGTGCATTCTGCTGCAGGCACAAGCTTGTTTTATGCCTTCACAAAAAGTGTGAATCTTTTGATTCTTGCGATGATTGGCTTGTTGCGTTGCACCAAGTACGTCTATGCTGGAATTAATTGCTTGTTTGCTGTTGATATACCGGCTTATAAGTCAGCGAGCTGGCGTAATCAGCACATTCTGGGCGTGGCCATTTTCAATTGATATGAAAGGTGTGTTATGAGACTTAAAGATAAAGTTGCGATTATCACAGGTTCCGCCAGCGGGATTGGTCAGGCCACTGCGGTTAAGTTTGCAGCAGAAGGCGCTAAAGTCGTGGTTTGCGATGTAAACCAGAGCGGGATTGACGCTGTTGTTTCAAGCTTGGTGCAAAACGGTGGCGTAGCGGTGGGCTATGTGGTGGATGTCACTAATAAAACCCAAATTGCCGAAATGGTGGCTGCGGTTAAGGCTCAGTTTGGCCGCATCGATGTGCTGGTGAATAACGCTGGCATTGTGCAAGATGCTCAACTGATCAAAATGAGCGAAGAGCAGTTTGATCGCGTGATCGATATCAACCTGAAAGGCGTTTATAACTGTGCCCGTGCCGTGGTCGATACCATGGTAGAGCAGGGGAGTGGCGTGATTCTGAATGCTTCTTCGGTCGTGGGCGTTTACGGCAATTTTGGCCAGACTAATTACGCAGCAGCTAAATTTGGCGTGATTGGCTTTGTTAAAACATGGGCCAAAGAGCTGGGTAAAAAAGGCATTCGCGCCAACGCAGTGTGCCCCGGTTTTGTTGCTACACCCATCTTAAAAGCCATGCCGGAAAAAGTGATCCAGGCGATGGAAGAGCGCGTGCCGATGAAGCGCATGGCTCAACCCGAAGAAATCGCCAATGTCTATGCGTTTTTGGCCAGCGACGAAGCCAGCTATATCAACGGCGCTGCGATTGAAGTAACGGGTGGACTGACCTTGTAATATCTTAAATTCGGAAACCCTAAGTGCTGCAGGCACAGCGCGAAGGGGATAACGCAGAGGGCGCAGAGAAAAACTAGTATTGGTTTTCTCCGTGCCCTCTCTTTATTTGCGCTGTGTCTACAGAGCTTGGGGTGTGTTTCACCCTAGCGTTTTACCACTTAGTTTTTTGACGACCATCATCAGCTCATCAATGGCCGCGTCTCCTTTTCCTTCTTGAATCGCCTTTGCCACACAGCCATGAGCATGGTTTTCTAATAACTGCATGGCGACTGAATCGATGGCTGATTTTATGGCCGAGATTTGTGTGAGCACATCCACGCAGTATCTGTCCTCATCCACCATTTTGGTGATGCCGCGTACCTGGCCTTCAATGCGGTTGAGCCGGGACAGCAGTTTTTGCTTGCCCGGCTGCACCACTTTTGGCCCTTCATCGGGGATGCAGCAATCAGGCAAGCTCAAAGCCCGCTCCTTCAATCGTATCGCCCAAAGCATCAAGCGAAGTCATTGCCGCGTTGTGATCGACTTTAGCGATGCCGCTTTCTAAATCAATGGCCACATGGCTCACGCCAGGCAGGGCGCTTAAAGCGTTGGTTAAAGATCGCACACAACCCATGCACGTCATGCCTTCAATTTTAAGTGTGCTGTGTTCCATGGCTTACTCCTTTAAATGTATAAAAAAAATTAGGGCGATTTAGGCTGCTCTTGGTGCTCATTAAAGACGCTGGTTTATTTCGGCGGTGTACCCGCCATGGTGCTGCGGTGGGTTACGGCCAGCAAATTGTTTGCTCTTTCTTTAGTGTTTCAATTGGCCTTACCCACCCTGTGAGAGCTGACTGTCCCTGGATTTTTCCTCTGAAATCCCTTCACTTTTCCACCGCCTTAGCATGAGCGAATTACTCACTACCGAAACCGAACTCAGCGCCATCGCCGCGCCTGCCAAAACGGGGTTGAGTAGACCAATGGCCGCTAGCGGTATGCCCAGCGTGTTATAGAAAAACGCAAAAAATAAATTCTGACGGATTTTCTTAATGGTGGCGCGGGAGAGGGCAATCGCGTCGCTCACCGCCAGTAAATCATTATGCAGCAGGGTGATATCGGCGGCCTCAATCGCCACATCGCTGCCTGCACCCATGGCAAAGCTCACTGCCGCTGCGGCGAGTGCAGGGGCATCGTTTACGCCGTCGCCCACCATGGCGATGACCTTATTTTGTTGCTGAATAAACGCGGCCTTGTCTTGCGGGCGCATTAAAGCTTGGTGCTGGCGGATACCACTGGCCTTGGCAATGGCGGCGGCCGTGGCAGGCTGATCGCCGGTCAGCATCACCACTTCAATGCCCATTGCCTGCAAACGTTTAACGGCTTCCACCGAGCTGGCTCTGAGTGTATCGGCCAGTGCTATCTGCCCAAGCAGAACGCCATTCTTGGCGATGCTCACCAAGGTGTGTGGCTGGGTGTTTTTCTCAGGCATTTCGCCTGCCCAGCTGGGGATGCCAACCTTGACTTCACTGCCGTCGGCGAGTTTACCCATTACGCCTTGCCCAGCTACGGCGACAAAGTCACTGATAGGCAAGAGGGCGCGCGTGTTGGCCGCCAAGATGGCATGGGCAAGTGGGTGTTCCGATCCTTGCTCTAGGCTGGCTGCAAGTTGCAGTAAATCTTCTTTGGCGATATCAGTTTGCAAGCTGATGATCTCCACGACCTTGGCTTGTCCCGTGGTCAGCGTGCCGGTTTTATCTACCACCAGCATTTCAATTTTGCCTGCATGCTCCAGTGCTGTAGCGTTTCTGAATAAAATACCCTGTTGTGCTGCACGGCCAATCCCTACAGAAATTGCCGTGGGCGTGGCTAGCCCCAGCGCACAAGGGCAGGCGATGACGAGAACGGCTACGGCGTGAATCATTGCGGTAACGGCGCTACCCCAATACCAAAAACTCCCTAGGAAAGTCAGTACGGCAATCGCCGCTACGATGGGCACAAACACGCCGGAAATCTGATCGGCAAGTCGCTGGATCGGCGCTTTAGAGCCTTGGGCATGGGCCACCAGCCGCACAATTTCGGCCAACTGGGTTTTGCTGCCCACGCTGCTGGCGCGGATTTTAAGCATGCCGCTGCTGTTTTTGGTGGCAGCAAACACTTTGCTGCCGGTGGTTTTTTCGATGGGCAGGCTTTCGCCGGTCAACATACTTTCATCTACTGCGGCTTGGCCTTCGATGACTACGCCATCGACGGGAATCACTTCGCCGTGGCGCACAATTACGATGTCGCCAAGCTTGAGTTGGCCAATCGGCAAATCGATTAGCCCTTCCGCTGTTTCTACCCTGGCTGTTTTAGGTTGCAGCTTTAACAGTTCGCTAATCGCCCCCGATGTTTTCTTTTTGGCGCGGCTTTCCAGCCATTTTCCTGCCAGCACCAGCGTAATAATCACCGCACTTGCTTCAAAATAGACATGTTGCTCATGCATGCCCATCAGGGTGACGACGGCAGAGAGGCCATAGGCCATGGTTGTGCCCAGTGCCACCAGCACATCCATATTTGCCCCGCCATTTTTTAGCGCAAAAAACGCACCACGATAAAAGCGCCAGCCCAAAATAAACTGCACCGGCGTAGCCAGTAGCATTTGCAGCCAGCGAGGTAATAGCTCGGCATGATCTGGGCTAAACATACTGGCCATCAGTGGCAGGCTTAAGAGGGCGGCAATCAGCAGTGGCCAGCGCTCATCTTTTTCTGAGGCCGCTGGGGTGCTGGCTAACTCGGCGGTAAACCCTGCGCGGCTAATTGTTGCGATCAGCGATTCGGCGGTAATGGTCTTGTCGCTGCTGCTGATATGCGCGGTTTCGGTTGCAAAATTCACCTCGGCTGCGACCCCGGTCTGGCGATTAAGGATTTTCTCAATCCGCGCCGCACACGCTGCGCAGGTCATGCCACCAAGACGAAGTTGGATTTCTGAAGTCATTTTTCCCCTCCTGTTAGAGATGACTATATACCCATGCGGGGTATATTGGAAGGGCGCAAAGGGGACGATCGGTAAGGTGGAGAGGGGCTGACTGATTAAGTGCATGATGGTGTTGCTAATTAATGAGTAAGTACAGTTTTAATTAGAATTGCCATGACGATTTTTTTTTGACGGTACAAATTGATGTTTTGTTTATTAAGTGTAAATAATCTGGCTTCTTACTGCAGCATGTTCGAGTAAATTGAGTATTCATTATTGAGTGCCCAGTATTTATGCTAAAGCGATTATTGTGTTTAACGTTGCTCTTATCTGTAATGAGTTTCGTGGCTTTCGCCGCGCCCACTCTGCAGCACTTTATTTACATAAATCATCGCGAGGCGGGCGGTGTAAATATTAAGACGGATAAGGGCCTGCTTGATCCACGTTTTAGTGGGGCGCAGATTGTCTATAAATGGCGCGATCTTGAGCCAACTAAAGGTCATTATGATTTTAGTGCGATTAAAGCAGATATCGTTAATTTGAATTCGATCAATAAAAAACTATGGATTCAGCTGCAAGAAAAGTGTTTCTCGCTCAGCCCCAATGTGCCTGCCTATCTTTTGCAAGACCCTATGCGACAATATGTGTGTGTTGGTTTGGGTATTTAAGCAGTCCACTGCCATGGTTTATTTAAATTTCCTGCCAAATGAATGGCTGCTGGGTGATGATAAGGGCTCTATGCGTGGCCTTTTTGCTTTGGACAAATCGCGGAAAATGGGAATTGGCGGGGCCTGATTTAATGCCCTGTCGTAAAAGCCATATGGCGCAGACGTATGGCTTTTTTAAGGATTATCCTAAGTGCTTAGTAAAGGTATGGCGGTGCAAGGTGGCAATCTTCGCCAGATTAACTCTAAGACGGGCAAAAAAATACCGTGGACGATATTCTGGATTTTGGTCAAAATTATTTAGGTTTGGCTTATATTTTTTGGGTAGAAGACGAGCCTTATTTTACAAATGAGGTGCTCAAGTTGTTTTAGTCATTCTTTACAAATAGTTGTCTTTACCTCAATAAATATATAAAACACTGCAAATAATATGCATATTGATGAATTAATTTAACCGCTTTTATCGTCTAAGTTTTATTGAATATTGGGAGTTTTAATTTTGTGAGCGTCATGAAATCTGATTTACTTAGTATGCTGCCTTACCGGCAGACTTCCGATCAGGTGCGGTGGGATATTGCCTTGTTGATGCATCGTGTATGGCCAAGTTCGCCTGCCCCCACTCAGGGCGCAATTGTGCCAGAGGAGCACGATTCGGCGCTGGATGCGCTTTCCTGTTTTATATATCGGGCTAATCGCCTGCTGAGCTATGCTGCGGTGCTGCATTTAACGCTTAGCCATGTTGGGCAGACCTTTCGCATGGCTGCATTGAGTTGTGTTGCAACCGATCCTGATTATCAAAATCAAGGGCTAGGCAGCTTAGTCGTCAGTGCAGCAACGCGCTGTATTGAAAATAGCCATGCTGACATTGCCTTGTTTACTTGCGATCCGCCATTGGCCGCGTTTTATGCCAAAGCAGGCTGGCCTGTGGTTTCCGTGGAGGTGATTGGTAGCCACGATGTAGGCGCTTTATCTAGTACAGAGTTAGGCAAAGTGGTGCTGCTTCGCCTATTGTCTGAGCATGCACATCAGCATGCTGAGGCATTTGCGAATACCACCATTTCATTGGGGGTGCCGTTGGGGCAGTTTGTCTGATTTATAAAATAGAAAAGGGAGCACTTGGCCTTGTCTAAACAGACTTCAAGCCCGGTAGCTTGGGTTAAAGCATTATCAACCCAATAATTTATCGCTCTCCATAATGTTTAACACTGGAAAAATACGTACCCCATTTTTCATCGATATCACCTTGCTTAATCGCTCTGTAAATTGATGAATAAGGCCAATCAACCGCCTTTGTGACATATCCATGCTTCACTGGATTAAAATAAATATATGCAACATGTTTTTCTAAATCGCCATCGTCTCTGATTAAATGCTCCCAATGACGGCGTTGCCCTATTCCTCGCTCACGTTTTAATTTTCTGCTTTTCCGAATGGTCTCGGTTTTTTGTATCGACCGAGAAAAAGCGGATTTAATCAAAGCCCAGCGCAATGGAGAATCAGCATCTTACAAAAGGTGAATGCCAAATAGCATGTAAATGATCGGGAAAAACCATGATTGCAATAATATTAAAGGGGTGACGTTGCCGGATTTTTTGCATTGTTTCTCGCAATAAATCTACTTGCTCAACTAATAAAACGTTTTTCCTATCGGCGAGATTAACGGTAAAAATTCATTTCACCGGCTATATTTGCTCTTCGATATTGTACATGGGTTTCTTTATTACATCGTTGGGCTGATAAAACGTGAGCCCAACCTACCGTGCTAAGCGATCGTATCCCCAAGCGCTGTCCAAAGATGCTGCGCCGCGTAGGCTCGCCAAGGTCGCCATGCTTCGGCTCTGGCGCTGAGTTTGCATGGCCCTTCTAATTGGGTGATGGCTTTGATGAGGGCAATATCGCTGGCAGGGAAGGCATCTGGCTCACGCAATTGGCGCATGGCGATATATTGGGTGGTCCAGTCACCGATGCCACAAATGGCGAGTAGTTTGGTGCAGGTCTCGGTAACGTTACTACCCGTGCTAAGTAAACCAGGCTCCGCTTCAAAGGCTGCGGCTAGTGCTGAGATGGTGTTGGCGCGGCTTTGTGGCATGCCTGTGAGATTTGCCTTGCTTAAGATGGCCGCTGTGGGGAATACATGGCTTAAAGAGGGATACTGCGCATCGGGGGTGTCTAATGGCTCGCCATATTGAGCCACTATTTTGCCTGCGAGTTTAATAGCGGCGGTGACGGTGATTTGCTGGCCGAGTACCGCACGGATAGCTAGCTCGAAACCATCCCAAGCGCCTGGCACACGCAGGCCTGCGCGTTTGGCGATAAGTTTTTTCATGAGTGGATCGAGGGCTAATTGCTGATTAATCATGTCTGGGTCGGCGGCTAAATCAAACATCGCTCTGAGGCGGGCAATAATTTGTGGCAGGGCGGCCAAGTTGGGGAAATGAATAGTGGCTGCCAGTGCGTGACTATTTGCTTGTTGCACCGATACCAAACCCTGCACCCCATGGATACTGATGGATCGCACATAAATGCCATCTTCCACGAGCTCCAGCCCAGCTATGGCACGCGCAGATAAATAGGCCAGCATGGCTTGCCAATCGTAAGGTGGGTGGTAGCGCAGCAGCAGGGTGACGCCAGTCGATGCCCCAGCCTGTTTATCGCGGCGTAAATCACTGGGTGGGCGCTGGTAAAGCTGCTGAAAGACTTCATTAAAGCGGCGCACACTGCCAAAGCCAGCGGCAAAAGCAATATCGGTAATGGGCATGGCGGTTTCGTGGATCAGCTGTTTGGCTAGTAACACGCGCCGTGTTTGCGCCACACCCTGCGGCGATGCGCCTACATATTGCTCAAATAGGCGGCGCAATTGGCGCTCACCAATACCTAATTTATCGGCGAGCGAGGCCAGAGAGCCTTCGTCCAAAGCACCCATTTCGATCAGCCTGAGTGCACGGCTTACCGTATTGGAAAACCCAGAGTTAGATACGCCACGCCAGGCGCCAGAATGCGGGGCGGCCTCTGGCCGGCAACGTAAGCAGGGACGAAAGCCAAGCTCCTGTGCTTCGGCTGCGGTATGAAAAAATAAAACATTCTCTTGTTTTGCCGTGCGGGCAGGGCAGATGGGCCGGCAATAGATGCGTGTGGTTTTAACTGCAATAAAAAAACGCCCGTCAAAGCGCGCATCGCGGCTAGCCAGTGCCCTGTAGCAAATGTCGTGATCGAGTTCCATGGGCGAAATCATGACAGGCAAATTTAAAGCGGGCCAGCTGTTTTCGGACGTGACAGGCTGGGTGGACGTGAATGCCCGTAGTTGAAGTAAATCCACGAGCAAAACCTTGAGCCACAGAAAGCACAGAGAAAAATCCAAGGTGAGGTGGGTTTTCTCTGTGGTCCTCTGAGTTCTTCTTTTTACGCTGTGGTTCAAGATTTAGGTTTTTCTGCTTCACGCCGCTCTCTGCGCCTGCTGAACTGTTTGGCCGCTATGCTCGCGTCCGAAAAGCGCCAGTCTTGCTATCGTCTTCACGGCAAGATGCGGTTTTTTTAGGAGACACACCATGCAGCTTGCTCAACAATTTCGTCAGTTAAACGAACAGGGTCAATTTTTACTCGCTAATGCTTGGGATGCAGGCAGTGCGCGGGTTTTTGCCGCAGCGGGCTTTGCGGCTATTGGCACAACGAGCGGCGGTATCGCCTATTCGCGTGGGCTTAAAGATGGCGAACAAATTGATCCGCAGGTGATGATCAGCGAGCTGGCGGCCATCTGCCGCTCGGTGAATGTGCCAGTGACGGCGGATATTGAAGCAGGCTATGGCTACTCGCCCGAATCGGTAGCAGCCACCATCAGGGCAGTGATTGCGGCGGGGGCTGTGGGGGTGAATTTAGAAGATCGTCAGCATGGCTCATCGGGGCTGTTTGATTTAAACGCACAAGTGGAGCGAATCCGCGCGGCCCGCAAGGCGGCGGGAGATTTACTCTGGATTAATGCGCGTACCGACACTTTTTTACTGTGCCTAGGTGTGGATGAGAAAGAGCGCTTTTTGATGACTGTTGAGCTGGCGAATGCCTACTTGCTTGCTGGGGCAGATATGGTTTTTGTGCCTGGCCTTGTTGACGTGGCCGTGCTGACTCGCCTTTGCCAGTTGGTAAACGGCCCCATCAGCGTCATGGCCATGCCTGGCGCGCCATCTGCGGCGGCCCTGTTTGCAGCAGGTGTTCGTCGAGTAAGTCTTGGCGTTTGCCCAATGTTGGCTGTGATGGGCACCCTGCGCGATATTGCTATTGAGGCGCGTGAGGCAGGAACCTGGCGGGTGATGGGCGAGCGTTTTTATGGTTTTGCAGAGGCAGAATCGCTGGTGTGCTCAGCAGCAGGCAGGACCTGATGTTTTTTCCATCTGCGCAGTTTTGCACACGCACTTTGCCAGGGGCCAATGGTGTTGACCTGTATCCATTTTACGATAGGCCATTTGTCCCCGGCCCATTTCCTGTGGCCCTGTTCAAACAGCGTGCTTTCTTCGTTGTCCAAAATAAATTGCCGGATTTGCCCGGCTAATTCGGCAAATTCTGTATTTAATTGGCTGAGTGATAAATTGCAATGGCGGGTATGAAAGCTTTGGGCGAGCAGCCCAAGCTGATTCCATTTAAAACCTGGCGCAGGCATTTGTGCGGGTTTCCCTTGTAACTCGTCTTTATCCCATTGCAATAAAAGCTGCCCCCAGCCTATTTGATAGGCAAGCAGATCGCACGCTGATATTTCTCCTTCTATTTCGGGCAATCTTGTATCTTGCTCCGCTAGGGTGGCGAGCTCTTTGATTAGTTTGGAATAGGCGCTGTCAAAGTTTAGAAGCAGTTCTATTTTATTGCATGGTAGTGGCATGGCATCACCCTGCGGATTCATTTAATGGCAAAAAAAGATTTATTCAGAATATGTAAATAATCTGGGTATCTGCTCTGGCGTATTCAGGTTAACTTGAGCAACTTTCATCCAGAGCAGAGTCATTATGCTAAGCCGGTTTCTCAATTTTACGCTGGTTTTATTGCTTATGAGTCCGGCAGCTTTTGCTGCCGCGTCCACTTTGCAGCATTTTATTTATATTAATCACCGCGAGGCGGGTGGTGAAAATATTAAGGCGGATAAGGGCCTGCTTGATCCGCGTTTTAGTGGGGCGCAAATTGTTTATACATGGCGGGATCTGGAGCCAAGTAAAGATCATTACGATTTTAGCGCGATTAAAGCAGATCTCATTTATTTGAATTCGATGAATAAAAAGCTTTGGATTCAGCTGCAGGAAAAATCATTCACACCGCGTGTGAATGTACCTGATTATCTGCGACAAGATCCTGTTTTTAAAGGCGGTGTGATTAAGCAAAGCATGTTAAGTGCACCCGAGCGCGACCCAAATAAGCCGGTCACGGATGATGAATATGGCTGGTCGGCCAAAATGTGGGAGCCCCCCGTGCGAGAGCGCTATCAAAAACTTATCCGGCAATTGGGTCGTGAATTTGATGGCAAAATTGCAGGGATTAATTTTAGCGAAAGCTCAATTGATATCGGCACTGAAAATGCCGATGGCACAACGACTTTTCCTAAAGATTTTAGCCCTAAGGCCTATGTAGATGCGATTGGCGACAATATGCGCGTGCTGGCGGCATCGTTTAAGCAATCTACCGCCATGGTTTATTTAAACTTTCTGCCGGATGAATGGCTGCCTGGTGATGATAAGGGCTATATGCGCGGGCTATTTGCCCTAGCTCAATCGTTGAATATGGGAGTTGGCGGGCCAGATTTAATGCCCTACCGCAAAAGTCATATGGCGCAGAGTTATGGCTTTTTCAAAGCTTATCCTAATAAACTGCTTAAAGGCATGGCGGTACAGGATGGCAATCTTCGCCAGATTAACCCTAAGACTGGCAAAAAAAATACAGTGGATGATATGCTGAAATTTGCCCAGAATTACTTGGGCTTGGATTATATATTCTGGGTAGAAGACGAGCCTTATTTTACCAATGAAGTATTAAAACAGCTGCCTGCGGCAAGGCATTAACACCTGAATAAAAAGGTTTGCGAAGGCCGCAATGCTATTGCGGCCTTTTTGCTGCGAAGGATGTTTCTCATGCGTTTGTGCTTGCTCGGGATGAAACTTTCTCAAGCACATCATCTGCCCTGCATATACCTGGTTTTTTCAGTATTACGTGAAGTTTTGCGCGCTATGAGGCTTATGGTTTTATTTGAACAGCATAAAACTGAGGCCTCATGGCTAGGGCTGGGTAAGTGTTGGCACTTAGCGCCGTGGCAGGCCAAAGCGGTAGCCGATTGATAAATCAAGTACGGGGCTGTTTAGCTCGCCTTTGAATGATTTAACTACGCCCGCCCCCGCTTTAACTTGCCAGTTATTGCTGATTGGATAGCTGGCATAGGCCATAGGCTGCATGATGGCTCCACCGTCTGAATCCACTCCGCCACCACCGGCCGCACCAACCAGCATTTCTGCGCTAAGGCGTAATTTGCTGATGATTTCCGGGCTTTCCCAGCCTGTACCGATCAAACCAACCGAGTAGCCACCTGCGCCGCCGCTTAAGGCGCTATGGGCCTGACCGCTCAGATAAAAACCATGGTCAATCTTGCGGTTTAACTTAAAGCCGATGTTTTGCATATTGCGTTTACTGCCATCACGGCGGGCTGCGCTGGTGTAGTGCTGCATGCTGGCATCCCATTCCCAGCCTTCAATCCGGTTCAGAATATCGTTGCTTGCATGGGGGTGATCAAGGGCCATGCCGAGTTGCAGGCTGGCATAGCGGGCATTAAAGCTGCCGTCAAAGGCTTTGGAAAGACCCGTTTCTAAGGTCAAATCAAGATCATGGCTGATTTGATAAGTGCCAAATACCGCTGCTTTTCCCAAAGCGCCGCCACCCGTATCTACGGCACCGCCACCCCCCATGCCCAGTGATACGCGCGTGCCTGCACGCAGGGCAGAGTTAAAGGCGTATTCCCAGCCGAAAGTGCCTAATACTTCGGCGTAGCCGTCGGAAGAGCCTTTCACTGCACCTGCGGCTTCCACGCCCCATAACCAGCCATTATTCAGCGATTGCGTCATTAAAAAACCCGCATAAGAGGTGCTGTCCGGCGCTGCTGCACCCGTGGTGGTTTTAACGCTATTGCCCTGTGGCTTGGATTGCGCCGCAACAATGGCGATGCGATCAAAACCTACGCCACCCCGGCGGGTAGCGGTGAGGTATTGGCCGATGCGGCTGGCATCGCTGTAGCTGAATGTATCGTCTACAGAAATCATCACGCCCAGCTGGCGGCTGCTGAAGTTGCCGCTTGGAAAACGGACTTCTGATGCGGAAAGCCCCGCGCGAATACCGCCAAAATCCCAGAGCAAATCGATATGCGGGCGTAGCATCAGCCCGCCGCCCACACCTGCCGCGCCGCCGCCACCACCGCCCAGATAAAAGCCGCTATCAACGCTGATTTCTTTGCTCACAGGAAGGCGGTAAGTGATTTCGCCACCACCGGTAAAGAAACCGCCACGCTCGCCTGTGATCGCACCATAGGCTGCGGGGCCAAGATAGAGGCCGGGCAGTGTCTCGATTAAATAGCTGCCACCCACCATGCCCATCTTTTCATCATCTGGCAGGGTGATGGTTTCAAAACCCAATTTAAATGCGGCAGGTTTTTGAATCAGTGTGTCGCCCTGCTCTGCATAAGCTTGGCTGGACAGTAAGAGGCTGATGGATAAGAGGCGTTTTAGCATAGGGCTCTTTGAGTTGGGGCTGGGTCAGGCAAAAAAAATACTCTGCATGTGCAGCCAGTTTCAGGCGCAGAGAGCTTGAGTACTCAAACCGAAATTTTGCCAAAAGGAATGATCAGCAAAAAAAACCGCCACGAATGGCGGTTTACTCGCGCTTTACTTCACGCGCATGCCAGGCTTAGCGCCGGTGTCCGGGCTGAGGATGTATAAACCACCATCCCCACCGGCAGCCAGTACCATGCCTTCAGATACACCAAATTTCATTTTGCGCGGGGCAAGGTTTGCCACCATCACCGTCATGCGGCCTTGCAAGTCTTCCGGCTTGTAGGCTGCTTTGATGCCAGCAAACACATGGCGGGTCTCGCTGCCAATATCCAGCGTTAAGGACACCAGTTTATCCGCGCCTTCTACAGCTTTAGCTTCGGTAATCATGGCTACGCGCAGATCGATTTTCATAAAATCATCGATGCTGATGGTTTCTGCAATCGGCGGGATTTCATAATCTGGCTTGGCCACAGGTGCGGTGGCTTCCAGATTTTGCTTGTTTTCTTCAACCATGGCGGCAATGTCTTTTGGATCGATACGGGTCATTAAGTGCTGGTAAGTTTCGATGGTGTGATCGAGCAGCAAGACCTGCGCATCGCTCCAGGTAAATGGCGCCACATTCAGAAATTGCTCTACATCTGCCGCTAGCTTAGGCAGTACCGGCTTGAGGTAAATAGTCAGAATACGGAAAGCGTTGATCAGAAAGCTGCAAACCACGTGCAGATGCAAGCTCTGCTCTGGGTCTTTCGCCATCGCCCAAGGTTTTACGCTATCTACGTACTGATTGACTTCATCGGTTAGCGTCATGATTTCGCGAATCGCCCGGCCATACTCCCGCGCTTCATATAGTGCAGCCAGTTTCTCACCTGCGCCTTGCAACTGGCCTTGCAGTGCAACGATGCGATCCATCAGCGGGTAATCGGTGGCGGTGAAAATGCCATCGTGCAAGCGGCCTTCAAAGCGCTTGCTGATAAAGCCCGCGGCGCGGCTGGCGATATTGACGTATTTGCCGATCAGATCCGAATTAACCCGGGCACTGAAGTCTTCTAGGTTCAAATCCAGATCATCCACGCCGCTGCCTAATTTAGCGGCAAAGTAATAGCGCAGCCATTCCGGGTTCAGATGTTTCAGGTAGGATTCGGCGGTAATAAAGGTGCCGCGCGATTTGCTCATTTTTGCGCCGTCTACGGTCAAAAAGCCGTGGGCGTGAATAGCGG from the Iodobacter fluviatilis genome contains:
- a CDS encoding heavy-metal-associated domain-containing protein; its protein translation is MEHSTLKIEGMTCMGCVRSLTNALSALPGVSHVAIDLESGIAKVDHNAAMTSLDALGDTIEGAGFELA
- the fabG gene encoding 3-oxoacyl-ACP reductase FabG, yielding MRLKDKVAIITGSASGIGQATAVKFAAEGAKVVVCDVNQSGIDAVVSSLVQNGGVAVGYVVDVTNKTQIAEMVAAVKAQFGRIDVLVNNAGIVQDAQLIKMSEEQFDRVIDINLKGVYNCARAVVDTMVEQGSGVILNASSVVGVYGNFGQTNYAAAKFGVIGFVKTWAKELGKKGIRANAVCPGFVATPILKAMPEKVIQAMEERVPMKRMAQPEEIANVYAFLASDEASYINGAAIEVTGGLTL
- a CDS encoding REP-associated tyrosine transposase; amino-acid sequence: MIKSAFSRSIQKTETIRKSRKLKRERGIGQRRHWEHLIRDDGDLEKHVAYIYFNPVKHGYVTKAVDWPYSSIYRAIKQGDIDEKWGTYFSSVKHYGER
- a CDS encoding heavy metal translocating P-type ATPase, with translation MTSEIQLRLGGMTCAACAARIEKILNRQTGVAAEVNFATETAHISSSDKTITAESLIATISRAGFTAELASTPAASEKDERWPLLIAALLSLPLMASMFSPDHAELLPRWLQMLLATPVQFILGWRFYRGAFFALKNGGANMDVLVALGTTMAYGLSAVVTLMGMHEQHVYFEASAVIITLVLAGKWLESRAKKKTSGAISELLKLQPKTARVETAEGLIDLPIGQLKLGDIVIVRHGEVIPVDGVVIEGQAAVDESMLTGESLPIEKTTGSKVFAATKNSSGMLKIRASSVGSKTQLAEIVRLVAHAQGSKAPIQRLADQISGVFVPIVAAIAVLTFLGSFWYWGSAVTAMIHAVAVLVIACPCALGLATPTAISVGIGRAAQQGILFRNATALEHAGKIEMLVVDKTGTLTTGQAKVVEIISLQTDIAKEDLLQLAASLEQGSEHPLAHAILAANTRALLPISDFVAVAGQGVMGKLADGSEVKVGIPSWAGEMPEKNTQPHTLVSIAKNGVLLGQIALADTLRASSVEAVKRLQAMGIEVVMLTGDQPATAAAIAKASGIRQHQALMRPQDKAAFIQQQNKVIAMVGDGVNDAPALAAAAVSFAMGAGSDVAIEAADITLLHNDLLAVSDAIALSRATIKKIRQNLFFAFFYNTLGIPLAAIGLLNPVLAGAAMALSSVSVVSNSLMLRRWKSEGISEEKSRDSQLSQGG
- a CDS encoding DNA-3-methyladenine glycosylase 2 family protein; this translates as MDLLQLRAFTSTQPVTSENSWPALNLPVMISPMELDHDICYRALASRDARFDGRFFIAVKTTRIYCRPICPARTAKQENVLFFHTAAEAQELGFRPCLRCRPEAAPHSGAWRGVSNSGFSNTVSRALRLIEMGALDEGSLASLADKLGIGERQLRRLFEQYVGASPQGVAQTRRVLLAKQLIHETAMPITDIAFAAGFGSVRRFNEVFQQLYQRPPSDLRRDKQAGASTGVTLLLRYHPPYDWQAMLAYLSARAIAGLELVEDGIYVRSISIHGVQGLVSVQQANSHALAATIHFPNLAALPQIIARLRAMFDLAADPDMINQQLALDPLMKKLIAKRAGLRVPGAWDGFELAIRAVLGQQITVTAAIKLAGKIVAQYGEPLDTPDAQYPSLSHVFPTAAILSKANLTGMPQSRANTISALAAAFEAEPGLLSTGSNVTETCTKLLAICGIGDWTTQYIAMRQLREPDAFPASDIALIKAITQLEGPCKLSARAEAWRPWRAYAAQHLWTALGDTIA
- a CDS encoding metal-sensitive transcriptional regulator, with the protein product MSLPDCCIPDEGPKVVQPGKQKLLSRLNRIEGQVRGITKMVDEDRYCVDVLTQISAIKSAIDSVAMQLLENHAHGCVAKAIQEGKGDAAIDELMMVVKKLSGKTLG
- a CDS encoding GNAT family N-acetyltransferase; this encodes MKSDLLSMLPYRQTSDQVRWDIALLMHRVWPSSPAPTQGAIVPEEHDSALDALSCFIYRANRLLSYAAVLHLTLSHVGQTFRMAALSCVATDPDYQNQGLGSLVVSAATRCIENSHADIALFTCDPPLAAFYAKAGWPVVSVEVIGSHDVGALSSTELGKVVLLRLLSEHAHQHAEAFANTTISLGVPLGQFV